ATTAATAGCTAATGCCGTTACCCCTTTATACTTTTTTAGTATGTTTTCTAGAGCATATACAAAGCCATCAAGTTCTTCATAGGATATTGTCAAGGGGGGTTCTATCCTTATAACATTTGGATTATTTAAGGTATAGGCAGTAATTATATTGTAATTATTTAGTAATTCTGTAGCAATTAATCCACCTACATATTCCTCCAACAATTCACCTGTTTTGCCTTTAAGAAATTTATTGAAAAATCTGTTATCTTTAACAGAATGAAATTCTAAACCTATCATTAAGCCTTTTCCCCTAACCTCCTTTAGTAATGGATATTTATCCTTTAACACTTGGAGTTGTTTTAATAAATAACCTCCCTTTATTTTAGTTTCTTCTACTAGATTATGCTGTTGTATATATTCGAGGGTGGCTATGGCAGCAGCTGAAGCCCAAGTATTACCACCAAAGGTTGATGTATGTAGTAAACATTTTTCTAAACTACCATATCCTTTATTCCATACTTCCTGGGTAGTAATGTATGCACCTATAGGCATTACACCTCCACCTAGAGATTTTGCCATACATAGTATATCAGGATAAACATTTTCCTCATCACTAGAAAACCAATATCCTGTTCGTCCAAACCCCGTTTGTACTTCATCAATGATAAGTAGCACCTTATGTTGTTTACATAGTGCTTCAGCCTTTTTCAAATACCCCTTTGGCGGTACAATAATGCCTCCTTCTCCTTGTATAGGTTCTACAATAAAAGCTGAGATATCATTATATTTCTTAAGTACATTATGTAGTTCATCAATGCATCCATAGGTTACCTCCTGCGATAATGGCACCAATGGACCAAAATATTGTTTGTATTTATTTCTTCCCGTTACTGATAGTGCCCCTAAAGATTTTCCATGGAAAGAGCCTTTACAATAAACAATTCTAGATTTTCCTGTAGCAATTTTAGCTAGCTTTAAAGCACCTTCTACCGCCTCTGCACCACTATTACAGAAAAAAGTGTGCTGAAGATTTCCAGGTGCTATAGTAGCTAAATTTATGGCTAAAGCTGTTGTAATGG
This region of Natronincola ferrireducens genomic DNA includes:
- a CDS encoding aspartate aminotransferase family protein: MIDIKEYKIHKNKEFISIDMSLSWGKEDTNNYYKKYMNPQLANLLNLLGLTKHFVEAQGTKVWDERREVYTDFLGAYGSLNIGHNNEYVIKSLEKVKATPNLLQTFINPITTALAINLATIAPGNLQHTFFCNSGAEAVEGALKLAKIATGKSRIVYCKGSFHGKSLGALSVTGRNKYKQYFGPLVPLSQEVTYGCIDELHNVLKKYNDISAFIVEPIQGEGGIIVPPKGYLKKAEALCKQHKVLLIIDEVQTGFGRTGYWFSSDEENVYPDILCMAKSLGGGVMPIGAYITTQEVWNKGYGSLEKCLLHTSTFGGNTWASAAAIATLEYIQQHNLVEETKIKGGYLLKQLQVLKDKYPLLKEVRGKGLMIGLEFHSVKDNRFFNKFLKGKTGELLEEYVGGLIATELLNNYNIITAYTLNNPNVIRIEPPLTISYEELDGFVYALENILKKYKGVTALAINNFKNIFQSTLRRS